One stretch of Aeromicrobium fastidiosum DNA includes these proteins:
- a CDS encoding CarD family transcriptional regulator, which translates to MTFTVGETVVYPNHGAAVIEDIETRTIKGEERDYLVLRIVSQNDLVVRVPACNLDLVGVRDVVDEAGLERVFGVLRAEHVEEPTNWSRRYKANLEKLHSGDVLKVAEVVRDLWRRDHERGLSAGEKRMLAKARQILVSELALAEKTNEDKAETRLDEVLAS; encoded by the coding sequence ATGACTTTTACTGTCGGCGAAACCGTTGTGTATCCCAATCACGGTGCTGCAGTGATCGAGGACATCGAGACCCGGACGATCAAGGGCGAGGAGCGTGATTACCTCGTGCTGCGCATCGTCTCGCAGAACGACCTGGTCGTCCGCGTCCCCGCGTGCAACCTCGATCTGGTCGGAGTCCGCGACGTCGTCGACGAAGCAGGACTCGAGCGGGTCTTCGGAGTTCTCCGTGCCGAGCACGTCGAGGAGCCGACCAACTGGTCGCGCCGCTACAAGGCCAACCTCGAGAAGCTGCACTCCGGTGACGTGCTGAAGGTGGCCGAGGTCGTGCGCGACCTGTGGCGCCGCGATCACGAGCGTGGCCTGTCGGCCGGCGAGAAGCGCATGCTGGCCAAGGCCCGCCAGATCCTGGTCTCCGAGCTCGCGCTCGCCGAGAAGACCAACGAAGACAAGGCCGAGACCCGTCTCGACGAGGTCCTCGCGTCCTGA
- the phoU gene encoding phosphate signaling complex protein PhoU: protein MRDQYYEQLDAIVDDLVNLTGTVRRAVADATKALLEADGQVAEAVIAGDKLIDEETETIEERTLLLLATQQPVATDLRQLVATLRMLADLQRMGDLSVHVAKIARRRMPESAVPLNLHPTILSMAAVADSMIESASRIVANRDVAKAAQLEAEDDEMDLLRKDLFRALLGDSWDHGVEPAVDIALLGRYYERIGDHAVSMARRVVYLVTGQMA from the coding sequence ATGCGCGATCAGTATTACGAACAGCTCGATGCCATCGTCGACGACCTGGTGAACCTCACCGGGACCGTCCGCCGTGCCGTCGCCGACGCGACCAAGGCCCTGCTCGAAGCAGACGGTCAGGTTGCCGAGGCCGTCATCGCAGGCGACAAGCTCATCGACGAAGAGACAGAGACCATCGAGGAGCGCACCCTGTTGCTCCTCGCCACCCAGCAGCCGGTCGCGACCGACCTGCGCCAGCTCGTCGCGACCCTGCGCATGCTGGCCGATCTGCAGCGGATGGGTGACCTCTCGGTGCACGTCGCCAAGATCGCCCGCCGTCGCATGCCCGAGTCCGCGGTGCCGCTCAACCTGCACCCGACGATCCTGTCGATGGCCGCCGTGGCCGACTCGATGATCGAGTCGGCATCGCGCATCGTGGCCAACCGCGACGTCGCCAAGGCCGCGCAGCTCGAGGCCGAGGACGACGAGATGGACCTGCTGCGCAAGGACCTGTTCCGTGCCCTGCTGGGTGACTCGTGGGACCACGGCGTGGAGCCGGCGGTCGACATCGCCCTGCTGGGTCGTTACTACGAGCGCATCGGCGACCACGCCGTGTCGATGGCCCGCCGGGTCGTCTACCTGGTGACCGGCCAGATGGCCTGA
- a CDS encoding sensor histidine kinase, whose protein sequence is MDISAGLVIAGAIGAVIGAMITYLWRFSERTQQTVAEPTPVVPPGAELVLSVLSSSAVLIDSADTVVKASAPAFAMGIINDDRLEPDELMALVRQVRRDGQVREADISLQPKRGTTAYIHARVAPLTSRLILVLADDRTREQRVESIRRDFVANVSHELKTPVGALNLLAEAVGEAKDDPEAVVRFSSRMHLESERLTRLVQQIIDLSRLQNDILSDDATAIKVGELVGEACEHSSTEAEHKKIEIATSVEPDLQVHGDRSQLHAAVSNLVENAVTYSPEGSRVTVTAQLADGDVRLTVTDNGIGIPGDELDRIFERFYRVDPARARATGGTGLGLSIVKHVAASNGGTVEVWSEPGLGSSFTLVLPAFQHDIDEDSERKPA, encoded by the coding sequence GTGGACATCAGCGCAGGCCTCGTGATCGCCGGAGCGATCGGAGCCGTCATCGGCGCGATGATCACGTACCTGTGGAGATTCAGCGAGAGGACGCAGCAGACCGTGGCCGAGCCGACACCCGTGGTCCCACCCGGCGCAGAGCTCGTCCTGTCGGTGCTGTCGTCGTCGGCAGTGCTGATCGACTCCGCCGACACCGTCGTCAAGGCGTCAGCGCCCGCCTTCGCGATGGGCATCATCAACGACGACCGGCTCGAGCCCGACGAGCTCATGGCCCTCGTGCGCCAGGTGCGCCGCGACGGCCAGGTGCGCGAGGCCGACATCTCGCTGCAGCCCAAGCGCGGCACGACGGCCTACATCCACGCTCGCGTCGCGCCGCTGACGTCCCGGCTCATCCTGGTGCTCGCCGACGACCGCACCCGTGAGCAGCGCGTCGAGTCGATCCGGCGCGACTTCGTCGCCAACGTCAGCCACGAGCTCAAGACGCCCGTCGGGGCGCTCAACCTGCTGGCGGAGGCCGTCGGCGAGGCCAAGGACGATCCCGAGGCCGTCGTGCGCTTCTCCAGCCGCATGCACCTCGAGAGCGAGCGGCTGACTCGGCTCGTCCAGCAGATCATCGACCTGTCGCGGCTGCAGAACGACATCTTGAGCGACGACGCCACGGCCATCAAGGTCGGCGAGCTCGTCGGCGAGGCCTGCGAGCACTCCTCCACCGAGGCCGAGCACAAGAAGATCGAGATCGCGACGTCGGTCGAGCCCGATCTGCAGGTCCACGGCGACCGATCGCAGCTGCACGCCGCGGTCAGCAACCTCGTCGAGAACGCCGTGACCTACAGCCCCGAGGGATCCCGTGTCACGGTCACCGCGCAGCTCGCGGACGGCGACGTGCGCCTGACCGTCACCGACAACGGCATCGGCATCCCGGGTGATGAGCTCGACCGCATCTTCGAGCGGTTCTACCGCGTCGACCCCGCCCGGGCCAGGGCCACCGGCGGGACGGGGCTGGGCCTGTCGATCGTCAAGCACGTCGCGGCCAGCAACGGCGGCACCGTGGAGGTGTGGAGCGAGCCGGGCCTCGGCTCGTCGTTCACCCTCGTGCTGCCGGCGTTCCAGCACGACATCGATGAAGACTCTGAGAGGAAGCCCGCGTGA
- a CDS encoding response regulator transcription factor: MTKVLVVEDETSYSEALSYVLRKEGFDVAIAETGPDALTEFDRGGADIVLLDLMLPGLSGTEVCRAIRQISSVPIIMVSAKDTEVDKVVGLELGADDYVTKPYSPRELVARIRAVLRRGATDEIDDNASLEAGRVRMDVDRHLVTIDGSETKFPLKEFELLEYFLRNPGRVLTRGQLIDRVWGADYVGDTKTLDVHVKRLRAKIEPDPTNPITLTTVRGLGYKYDS, encoded by the coding sequence GTGACGAAGGTACTGGTCGTCGAGGACGAGACGAGCTACAGCGAGGCGCTGTCGTACGTCCTGCGCAAGGAGGGTTTCGACGTCGCGATCGCCGAGACCGGGCCCGACGCGCTCACGGAGTTCGACCGCGGCGGTGCCGACATCGTCCTGCTCGACCTGATGCTGCCCGGCCTGTCGGGCACCGAGGTCTGCCGGGCGATCCGGCAGATCTCGTCGGTGCCGATCATCATGGTCAGCGCCAAGGACACCGAGGTCGACAAGGTCGTGGGGCTCGAGCTGGGTGCCGACGACTACGTCACCAAGCCGTACTCCCCCCGCGAGCTGGTCGCCCGCATCCGGGCCGTGCTGCGACGCGGCGCGACCGATGAGATCGACGACAACGCCTCGCTCGAGGCAGGCCGCGTGCGCATGGACGTCGACCGGCACCTCGTCACGATCGACGGCTCGGAGACCAAGTTCCCGCTCAAGGAGTTCGAGCTGCTCGAGTACTTCCTGCGCAACCCCGGCCGGGTGCTGACCCGCGGGCAGCTCATCGACCGCGTGTGGGGCGCCGACTACGTCGGTGACACCAAGACGCTCGACGTCCATGTCAAGCGACTGCGCGCCAAGATCGAGCCCGACCCCACCAACCCCATCACCCTCACGACGGTCCGAGGCCTCGGTTACAAGTACGACAGCTAG
- a CDS encoding phosphoglyceromutase, with product MSTLILLRHGHSEWNAKNLFTGWVDVDLNDQGVEEAGKGASMLAEAGLLPDVSHTSLLRRAIRTSQIVLDGIDRHWIPVKRSWRLNERHYGALQGKDKKATLEEYGEEQFMTWRRSYDTPPPAITDDDEFSQATDPRYAALPDELLPRTEALAQVLDRMLPYWYDAIVPDLLDDKVVLVTAHGNSLRALVKHLDGLGEDEVVGLNIPTGIPLVYELDADLRPTVKGGQYLDPAAAAAAIAAVKNQGR from the coding sequence ATGAGCACTCTCATCCTCCTGCGTCACGGCCACAGCGAGTGGAACGCCAAGAACCTGTTCACCGGCTGGGTCGACGTCGACCTCAACGACCAGGGCGTGGAGGAGGCCGGCAAGGGTGCCTCGATGCTTGCCGAGGCCGGCCTGTTGCCCGACGTCTCGCACACGTCCCTGCTGCGTCGCGCGATCCGCACGTCGCAGATCGTGCTCGACGGCATCGACCGCCACTGGATCCCGGTCAAGCGGTCGTGGCGCCTCAACGAGCGCCACTACGGTGCGCTGCAGGGCAAGGACAAGAAGGCCACCCTCGAGGAGTACGGCGAGGAGCAGTTCATGACCTGGCGGCGCTCGTACGACACGCCGCCGCCGGCGATCACCGACGACGACGAGTTCAGCCAGGCCACCGATCCCCGCTACGCGGCCCTGCCCGACGAGCTGCTGCCCCGCACCGAGGCGCTCGCCCAGGTGCTCGACCGCATGCTGCCGTACTGGTACGACGCGATCGTCCCCGACCTGCTCGACGACAAGGTCGTCCTCGTGACGGCGCACGGCAACTCGCTGCGAGCCCTCGTCAAGCACCTCGACGGACTGGGTGAGGACGAGGTCGTCGGCCTCAACATCCCGACCGGCATCCCGCTGGTCTACGAGCTCGACGCCGATCTGCGTCCCACCGTCAAGGGCGGCCAGTACCTCGACCCCGCCGCGGCCGCGGCCGCCATCGCCGCCGTCAAGAATCAGGGTCGCTGA
- a CDS encoding DsbA family oxidoreductase encodes MKVIVFADVTDPWAYVGSTRFERAAAMFSILTGEPVEMTFRAFQLEPETSSEGRLLLDAMQERLGGRDEVELVNARVTAAARITGIDLNFEEAVEASSFDAWRLLTWADEAGPGFQRDLAHQLWRAHFLEGADVADPFTLATRAALVGLELETAEALLASTEYADEVRTQNETGQSLGITQLPYVVVDQRWTLEGIQSQNDYVQALSQMHAERRGEGESSADE; translated from the coding sequence GTGAAGGTCATCGTGTTCGCCGACGTCACCGACCCGTGGGCCTATGTGGGTTCCACCCGGTTCGAGCGGGCCGCGGCGATGTTCTCGATCCTGACGGGTGAGCCCGTCGAGATGACGTTCCGGGCCTTCCAGCTCGAGCCCGAGACGTCCAGCGAGGGACGCCTGCTGCTCGACGCGATGCAGGAGCGTCTCGGGGGCCGCGACGAGGTCGAGCTCGTCAACGCGCGCGTGACCGCCGCCGCCAGGATCACCGGCATCGACCTCAACTTCGAGGAGGCCGTCGAGGCGTCGTCGTTCGACGCGTGGCGGCTGCTGACCTGGGCCGACGAGGCCGGGCCGGGGTTCCAGCGCGACCTCGCCCACCAGCTGTGGCGCGCCCACTTCCTGGAGGGTGCCGACGTCGCCGACCCGTTCACCCTCGCGACGCGGGCTGCGCTCGTCGGCCTCGAGCTCGAAACGGCCGAGGCGCTGCTCGCGAGCACCGAGTACGCCGACGAGGTCCGCACGCAGAACGAGACCGGCCAGTCGCTCGGCATCACCCAGCTGCCGTACGTCGTGGTCGACCAGCGCTGGACGCTCGAGGGCATCCAGTCGCAGAACGACTACGTGCAGGCGCTGAGCCAGATGCACGCCGAGCGCCGCGGCGAGGGCGAATCATCCGCGGACGAGTGA
- a CDS encoding YbjN domain-containing protein — translation MTTHPTSDVRRVIIDTLEAAELAYTEHQTGTFEVTLPGERKLQTTCRLEIGRHALGVHAFVARNPDENHQVVYRWLLERNLKMFGVAFAVDSAGDIYLDGRVPLESVTSDELDRLLGSVLTYADESFNTILELGFATSIRKEWEWRESRGESTRNLDAFKHLRP, via the coding sequence ATGACCACGCACCCGACGTCCGACGTCCGCCGCGTCATCATCGACACGCTCGAGGCCGCCGAGCTGGCCTACACCGAGCACCAGACCGGCACGTTCGAGGTGACCCTGCCCGGCGAGCGCAAGCTGCAGACGACGTGCCGCCTCGAGATCGGCCGGCATGCCCTCGGCGTCCATGCCTTCGTCGCCCGCAACCCCGACGAGAACCACCAGGTCGTCTACCGCTGGCTGCTGGAGCGCAACCTCAAGATGTTCGGCGTCGCGTTCGCGGTCGACTCCGCGGGCGACATCTACCTCGACGGACGCGTGCCGCTGGAGTCGGTCACGTCCGACGAGCTCGACCGGCTCCTGGGCTCGGTGCTGACCTACGCCGACGAGTCGTTCAACACGATCCTCGAGCTGGGCTTCGCCACCTCGATCCGCAAGGAGTGGGAGTGGCGCGAGTCGCGCGGCGAGTCGACCCGCAACCTCGACGCGTTCAAGCACCTCCGGCCGTGA
- the mshA gene encoding D-inositol-3-phosphate glycosyltransferase has translation MLSAHTSPLEQPGDGDAGGMNVYVLELSRQLAARGIEVEIFTRATSRHQPAVHDAEPGIRVHHVAAGPFEGLEKNDLPSQLCSFVRDVLRAEVEREPGHFDLIHSHYWLSGQVGTVARDRWDVPLVHTMHTMAKVKNAMLAEGDAAEPIGRIYGEEEIVRLADRLIANTAEERRELVDLYGASPERVAVVHPGVDLEVFSAGRHDESRRRLGIAADAALLLFAGRIQPLKAPDVVLRAAAVMLEDDPALRSRLVVAVVGGASGSGLDQPSALSDLAVELGIADVVRFVPAVAQRELADWYAAASVVCVPSHNESFGLVAIEAQACGTPVVAARVGGLVTSVADGVTGVLVDGHDPVDYAAAIHHLLTDADAREAMSHKAVRHAEGFGWDVTADRTLAVYGEAVTAHQEARP, from the coding sequence ATGCTCTCTGCGCACACGTCGCCGCTGGAGCAGCCCGGCGACGGTGACGCCGGCGGCATGAACGTCTACGTGCTCGAGCTGTCCCGCCAGCTCGCCGCCCGCGGCATCGAGGTCGAGATCTTCACCCGCGCGACGTCCCGCCACCAGCCGGCGGTGCACGACGCCGAGCCCGGCATCCGGGTGCACCACGTCGCCGCCGGTCCGTTCGAGGGGCTCGAGAAGAACGACCTCCCTTCTCAGCTGTGCTCGTTCGTGCGGGACGTGCTGCGGGCCGAGGTCGAGCGCGAGCCCGGCCACTTCGACCTGATCCACTCGCACTACTGGCTCTCGGGACAGGTCGGGACGGTCGCCCGCGACCGCTGGGACGTCCCCCTCGTCCACACGATGCACACCATGGCCAAGGTCAAGAACGCGATGCTCGCCGAGGGGGATGCCGCCGAGCCGATCGGTCGCATCTACGGCGAGGAGGAGATCGTGCGCCTCGCCGACCGCCTGATCGCCAACACCGCCGAGGAGCGCCGCGAGCTCGTCGACCTCTACGGGGCCTCACCCGAGCGGGTCGCGGTCGTGCACCCGGGCGTCGACCTGGAGGTGTTCAGCGCGGGCCGGCACGACGAGTCGCGCCGACGCCTGGGCATCGCCGCCGATGCGGCGCTGCTGTTGTTCGCCGGACGCATCCAGCCCCTCAAGGCACCCGACGTCGTGCTGCGCGCCGCGGCCGTGATGCTCGAGGACGATCCTGCGCTGCGCTCGCGCCTCGTGGTCGCGGTCGTGGGCGGTGCCTCCGGCTCGGGGCTCGACCAGCCGTCCGCGCTCTCCGACCTCGCGGTCGAGCTCGGCATCGCGGACGTCGTCCGGTTCGTCCCCGCGGTCGCGCAGCGCGAGCTCGCCGACTGGTACGCCGCGGCGTCCGTGGTCTGCGTGCCCTCGCACAACGAGTCGTTCGGGCTCGTCGCGATCGAGGCCCAGGCCTGTGGCACGCCCGTCGTCGCCGCCCGGGTCGGCGGGCTCGTCACGTCGGTGGCCGACGGCGTCACCGGCGTCCTCGTCGACGGCCACGACCCGGTCGACTACGCCGCCGCGATCCACCACCTGCTGACCGACGCCGACGCCCGCGAGGCGATGAGCCACAAGGCCGTCCGCCACGCCGAGGGATTCGGCTGGGACGTCACCGCCGACCGCACGCTCGCCGTCTACGGCGAGGCCGTCACCGCCCACCAGGAGGCACGCCCATGA
- a CDS encoding SDR family NAD(P)-dependent oxidoreductase, whose protein sequence is MPTAVVTGASSGIGAATARALSAAGFHVFCVARRTDRIAALADEIGGTAVTCDVTDEAQVAALAEAVGPTLDLLLNNAGGALGTDHVSAGDPDDWRRMYEVNVIGTLLVTKALLPALVASGAGTLVNLGSTAGHVTYEGGGGYTAAKHGVTAMTETLRLELNGQPVRVTEIAPGMVRTDEFSLNRFGGDEARADAIYAGVREPLVADDIADTIVWVATRPHHVNIDLLVIKPLAQAAAHKVHREG, encoded by the coding sequence ATGCCTACCGCCGTCGTCACCGGAGCCAGCAGCGGCATCGGTGCCGCCACCGCCCGAGCCCTGTCCGCCGCCGGGTTCCACGTGTTCTGCGTGGCGCGCCGCACCGATCGCATCGCGGCCCTCGCCGACGAGATCGGCGGCACGGCCGTGACGTGCGACGTGACCGACGAGGCCCAGGTCGCCGCCCTCGCCGAGGCCGTCGGGCCGACGCTCGACCTGCTGCTCAACAACGCGGGCGGCGCCCTCGGCACCGATCACGTGTCGGCCGGCGACCCCGACGACTGGCGGCGCATGTACGAGGTCAACGTCATCGGCACGCTGCTCGTCACCAAGGCGCTGCTGCCGGCCCTCGTCGCGAGCGGTGCCGGCACGCTGGTCAACCTCGGCTCGACCGCCGGGCACGTCACGTACGAGGGCGGCGGTGGCTACACCGCGGCCAAGCACGGCGTCACCGCGATGACCGAGACGCTGCGCCTCGAGCTCAACGGGCAGCCCGTGCGGGTCACCGAGATCGCGCCGGGCATGGTGCGCACCGACGAGTTCTCGCTCAACCGCTTCGGGGGCGACGAGGCTCGCGCCGACGCGATCTATGCCGGTGTGCGTGAGCCGCTCGTGGCCGACGACATCGCCGACACGATCGTGTGGGTCGCCACCCGACCCCATCACGTCAACATCGACCTGCTGGTGATCAAGCCCCTCGCCCAGGCGGCGGCTCACAAGGTGCACCGCGAGGGCTGA
- a CDS encoding DHA2 family efflux MFS transporter permease subunit encodes MTTDQPAVAVPDDDKITPDLLKIAGVVVLGAIMSILDVTVVNVALPTFQTELSSNGEPLAYSTVAWTATAYMLALAAVIPLTGWAADRFGTKRLYMTAIALFTIGSLLCATAWNIEALIGFRVLQGLGGGMLMPLGMTIMTKAAGPHRMGRLMAILGVPMLLGPILGPILGGVLIDAASWHWVFLINLPIGIIGLLYAQRVLPKDAPEPTEKLDVVGMILLSPGLALLLYGVSSIPEEGTVLAAKVLLSAIAGVLLIAAFAFWSFKPEHPLLDLRLFRDRNLTVSIITMFFFAAAFFGALLLVPTYFQQVDGYSVKKAGLLIAAQGIGAMLTMPIAGALTDKMPVGRIVPFGFIGILIGMFGLANSTDPGTADQTIMAWLFVTGLGMGATMMPLFTSALKTLKASDVARGSTLLNVTQQVASATGIATISVVLTNAMKSGSVIAGSDQLPGVEGGLTPAQLAAGSHTAQGQGLVDALGVPADVLRQGFQDLADAFQSSYWIAFAVLVVTLVPVAMLPRKREKSHLLDDQDGATPPIMMH; translated from the coding sequence ATGACCACCGACCAACCCGCCGTCGCCGTCCCCGACGACGACAAGATCACCCCAGATCTGCTCAAGATCGCCGGCGTCGTCGTGCTGGGTGCCATCATGTCGATCCTCGACGTGACGGTCGTCAACGTCGCCCTGCCGACGTTCCAGACCGAGCTCTCCAGCAACGGCGAGCCGCTGGCCTACTCGACCGTGGCGTGGACCGCGACGGCCTACATGCTGGCGCTGGCCGCAGTCATCCCGCTGACGGGCTGGGCGGCCGACCGGTTCGGCACCAAGCGCCTCTACATGACCGCCATCGCGCTGTTCACGATCGGCTCACTGCTGTGCGCGACGGCCTGGAACATCGAGGCCCTCATCGGCTTCCGTGTGCTCCAGGGCCTCGGCGGCGGCATGCTCATGCCGCTCGGCATGACGATCATGACCAAGGCCGCCGGCCCGCACCGCATGGGCCGCCTGATGGCGATCCTCGGCGTGCCGATGCTGCTGGGACCGATCCTCGGCCCGATCCTCGGCGGCGTCCTGATCGACGCGGCCTCGTGGCACTGGGTCTTCCTGATCAACCTGCCCATCGGCATCATCGGCCTGCTCTACGCCCAGCGCGTGCTGCCCAAGGACGCTCCTGAACCCACCGAGAAGCTCGACGTCGTGGGCATGATCCTGCTGTCGCCCGGCCTGGCGCTGCTGCTGTACGGCGTCTCCTCGATCCCCGAGGAGGGCACGGTCCTCGCGGCCAAGGTGCTGCTGTCGGCGATCGCCGGCGTCCTGCTGATCGCCGCGTTCGCGTTCTGGTCGTTCAAGCCCGAGCACCCGCTGCTCGACCTGCGCCTGTTCCGTGACCGCAACCTGACGGTCTCGATCATCACGATGTTCTTCTTCGCCGCAGCGTTCTTCGGTGCCCTCCTGCTGGTCCCGACCTACTTCCAGCAGGTCGACGGCTACTCGGTCAAGAAGGCCGGCCTGCTGATCGCCGCCCAGGGCATCGGCGCGATGCTGACGATGCCGATCGCCGGTGCGCTGACCGACAAGATGCCGGTCGGGCGCATCGTCCCGTTCGGCTTCATCGGCATCCTGATCGGCATGTTCGGTCTGGCCAACAGCACCGATCCCGGAACGGCCGACCAGACGATCATGGCCTGGCTGTTCGTGACGGGCCTCGGCATGGGCGCGACGATGATGCCGCTGTTCACCTCGGCGCTCAAGACGCTCAAGGCGTCCGACGTCGCCCGCGGCTCGACGCTGCTCAACGTCACGCAGCAGGTCGCCAGCGCGACCGGCATCGCGACGATCTCGGTCGTGCTGACCAACGCCATGAAGAGCGGCTCGGTCATCGCGGGATCCGACCAGCTGCCGGGCGTCGAGGGCGGGCTCACGCCGGCCCAGCTGGCCGCAGGCTCGCACACCGCCCAGGGACAGGGCCTCGTCGACGCGCTCGGCGTGCCGGCGGACGTCCTGCGGCAGGGGTTCCAGGACCTCGCGGACGCGTTCCAGTCGTCCTACTGGATCGCCTTCGCGGTGCTGGTCGTGACCCTCGTGCCGGTGGCGATGCTACCGCGCAAGCGCGAGAAGTCGCACCTGCTCGACGACCAGGACGGTGCCACGCCGCCGATCATGATGCACTGA
- a CDS encoding MarR family winged helix-turn-helix transcriptional regulator: MTSHDRLFDALHGFFATCMAAGDSESVDHFVELELSLSQVKAIFVLAQAPDPLPIHALAERMRLSVAATGRTVDLLVTAGLAERRENPADRRVKLVTITQAGLDATEAHIEAKKNAMRAQIGRLDAAEADRLHDALIPLLRCSPLEQELSA; the protein is encoded by the coding sequence GTGACAAGCCACGACCGACTCTTCGACGCACTCCACGGATTCTTCGCGACCTGCATGGCTGCGGGTGATTCGGAATCAGTCGACCACTTCGTCGAGCTCGAGCTGTCGCTCAGCCAGGTCAAGGCGATCTTCGTCCTGGCCCAGGCTCCCGACCCGCTGCCGATCCACGCACTGGCCGAGCGCATGCGGCTCTCGGTGGCGGCGACGGGACGAACGGTCGACCTGCTCGTCACGGCGGGTCTGGCCGAGCGACGCGAGAACCCGGCCGACCGGCGCGTCAAGCTCGTCACGATCACCCAGGCCGGGCTCGATGCCACCGAGGCGCACATCGAGGCCAAGAAGAACGCCATGCGTGCCCAGATCGGCCGACTCGACGCCGCGGAGGCCGATCGCCTCCACGACGCCCTCATCCCGCTGCTCCGCTGCAGCCCCCTCGAACAGGAGCTCTCCGCATGA